From the Polaribacter gangjinensis genome, the window ATTCCTAACACTTTCTTTTCGTAAACTTCCCTATTTAAAGGCATTCCTCTATCTCCAAAAACATTATTTTTTATTCCACTCCAAAAGAAAAGTAAACCTGTTAACATTCCAATTCCAGCCAAACCAAAACCATAATGCCATCCATATTCAGCTGCTAACCATCCACATAAAAGCGGTGCTACAAAACCTCCAATATTAATTCCCATGTAGAAAATGGTAAATCCTGAATCTTTTCTTACGTCTCCAGCTTTGTATAAAGAGCCTACAAAAGTTGAAATATTAGGTTTAAAAAATCCATTTCCAACTACTATAAAAGCTAAGGCTAAAAAGAAGGCAATATCATTTTGTATTGCCAAAACAAAGTGCCCCAAAGCCATTAAAATTCCGCCTAAAAAAATAGAGGCTCTCATCCCTAAAATTTTATCAGAAATTTGACCTCCAATAACGGTTGATGCATATACTAATGATCCATAAGAAGCATAAACAACTGCTGTAGCAACATCTCGTTCAGCAATAGCTTTGAATATTTCTTGCACCATATAAAGCGTTAACAACGCTCTCATTCCGTAGAAACTGAAACGTTCCCATAATTCAGCAAAAAACAGGTAAAATAAACCTTTTGGATGTCCAAACATTTCTGGCTCTTGAGATGGAATTGTGACTTCTTTGTCTAACATAATAGTTCTTTTTTAAGTTGATTTAAAATTATTTTAACAAGTTTGCTTCTATAAAATTTGTCATTTTGGTGTACAAATTCAAACGCATATTTCGTCCTTCATAAATTCCATGTGCTCTGTCAGGAACAATAAACATATCAAATTGTTTGTTCTTTTCAATCAAAGCATTGATCATTCTGAATGAATTTTGTACATGTACATTATCATCTCCTGTACCATGAACCAATAAGAATTTTCCTTTTAATTTTTCAGCATAATTGATGGGTGAATTTTCATCATAACCAGCAGGATTTTCTTGCGGAGTTCTTAAAAAACGCTCTGTATAAACAGAATCGTAAAAGCGCCAAGATGTAACTGGAGCAACTGCAATAGCCATAGAAAAAATGTCACTTCCTTTTAACAACGAATTTGTACTCATGTGTCCTCCAAAAGACCAACCCCAAATTCCTATTTTTTCTTTGTTTATAAAAGGTAATTCAGCCAATTTTTTGGCAGCTGCAATTTGATCTTCTGTTTCGTATTTCACTAAATTTAAATAAGTTGATTTTTTAAAATCTGCTCCTTTATAGCCTGTTCCACGTCCGTCAACACAAACCACAATAATCCCTTTTTGAGATAACATATTGTGCCAATAATCATTGGTAGCATTCCAAGAATTACCAACTTGTTGCGAACCTGGACCTGAATATTGAAACATAAATAGAGGGTATTTTTTAGTAGCATCAAAATCCAATGGTTTTATCATCCACATATTCAACTGATTTCCGTTGATTTCTATGGTAGAAAATTCTTTTGGACTCATTTTATATTGGGCGATTTTCGATTGCAAATCAGCATTGTCTACAATCACTTTTATTTTTTTTCCATCAGATGAGAAAAGAGAATATACAGGAGGATTTGTTGCTGATTGATAAGTATTGATAAAAAACTGCAAGTTTTTGCTGAAAGCAGCATTATTTTGTCCGTCTTTTTCACTCAATAATTTTTTGTTTTTTCCATTCAAACCAATTGAATAAACACCTCTATTTATAGAACCATTTTCTACAGATTGATAATAAATCGTTTTTTTGGCAGCATTAAAACCATAATAATTGGTTACTTCCCAATTTCCTTTGGTTACTTGATTGATCAATTTTCCATTGAAATCATAATGATAAATATGATTGAATCCATCTTTTTCACTTGTCCAAATAAAACTATTGTCGGTTAAAAAAGTTAAGTTGTCATGAATATCAACATAGGCTTTGTCAGTTTCATTTAGCAACAAAGTTGAGCTACTTTTTTGAGCATCTATTTTATGTAATTTTAAATCATTTTGATGACGATTTAAGGTAGTTGCAACCAAGAAATTAGCGTCATTTGACCATTTTATTCTTGGGATATATTCATAATCACCCAAATCAACTTTTTGAGTTTTGCTAGATGAAACATTGAATAAATGTAAGGTTACAATTGCATTTTTTTCACCCGCTTTTGGATATTTAAAAACTTGCTGAGTTGGGTATAAATCATTCCCAACAATATCCATTGAAAACGTTGGAACTGCTGTTTCATCGAACCGTAAAAAAGCCAAATGTTTGCTATCAGCACTCCATTCAAAAGCTCTTACAAATCCAAATTCTTCTTCATACACCCAATCTGTAATTCCGTTAATAATACTGTTTTTCAATCCATCATTAGTTACTTGAATAGTAGTATTTTTTGAAAAATCTTTGATAAAAATATTGTTTCCTTTTGCGTAAGCAACTTTTTGATTATCAGGAGAAAAAATAGGTTCTTGAATATTTTCTCCAATTAAAGTTACTTTTTTTGATGCAATATCATACGCATAAAAAGTACCACTATATGAACGTCTAAAAATTTGATTAAAATCAGTGCCCAGAATCAATTTTGTTTCATCATCATTAAAACTATAAGATGAAAAGGAACTCATTTCAGATATATTTTTGCTAGAAACAATTGTTTCAACTTTCTCTAAAGTTTCATAACTGTATTTATCAACTGTTGATTCTTTGGTTTGTGGGTTGTAATTCAATAACGAATAAAAATTTCCATTCATTGAATTCAGCGCATTCATTCTTTCAGGTGAAAAAGTGCCATTCCAAATTTCTGTCAAGCTAATTTCCTTTGCATTTTTAGTAGCTGTTTGATTGGTTTGTGCTTTTGTAGTTTCAAAAGTGAGTAACAAAAAGCTAACGAGCATCAATACGTTTTTCATAAAATTTGTAAGTTTTGTAAAAGTTTGCCAAGTTTACGAAATTATTGTCAAAAAATAGCGCTCTCTTTAACATTGCACTTTAAAATGCGCTATTTTTTTATTGATTTAAAAAATAATAACTCTTTTTAACTTCTTTTTTTAAATTAAAAAAGCTTACCTATTAAAGTTAGGTAAGCTTCTTTGTAAAGAAATAAGATTTAGAGTTATTTTTTTTCTTTCTTATCAACTTCTTTGTTTGATGTTTTATCTTCATTACCAATAAATAATGGAGTTTTTCCATCGGTAATGATTATTTTTGAATTCATAGATTTTGATAATTCTCTAAATGCTTCAATGGCTTTGATTCTTATAATGCCATCTGTTAAACCTTCAGTTAGAATAATTTGAGCATCTCTTTCTCCTTTTGCATTGATGATTTTTCTTTCAGCTTCTAATTTTTCTTGTGTTAAAACAAACTCCATTCTCATAGCATCTTGTTCGGCTTGTAATTTTCGTTCTACAGAACTTGCAAGACCTTGTGGTAATTGAATCTGTTTCATTAAAACAGCAATTAACTCAATGCCATCTGCTTGTTTTTCAAGATTTAATTTCATTTTTTCTAGAATTTCTTTTTCAATATTGGCTCTCATTCCTGAGTGCATGTCTTTGGCATAAAATTTTGCGCAAACATCAGAAGCAGCAGATCTAAAAACACTAGTGATGATAGATTCGTAATCTTTACCTAAATTTTGTAAAACGGAAGCGACTTTATCTCCATGTAATCTATGTAAAATGGATATTTCTGCATTTACACTTAAACCTTCTTTACTAGGTAAACTCAAAAAAAGTTTGATGTTTTTTGTTTGAGTAGATTCTTTTACAACCTTACTAATTATGGGATTGTAAAGAATGGTTCCTTGAGTTTTAACTTCAGGAGAAAATGTTCCTAACGTTTGTTTTATACCAACTTCACCTGGTCGTATTACTGCGCAACTTGAACTTATTAGCCCTAATAAAATAATTGCAATGGTTTGATTTTTCATAAATATTAGATTTTTAAGTTTATATTTCAATTTAATTACTCTCAAAATTAATAGTAAAACAATTATAAAAGCGATAATTATAATTGATTTTTCTTATGAATAATCATCAAAAAAAATAGTGTAAAGATTTGATGTTAATTTGTCTTAAAATATTATCAATCTGATTGATAAATATCTTTTTTTTGATAAAATATAGTTGATTTGATAAACAAAATATTCCATCTTTTAAACGTTTAAAAAGTTCTATTACAAATAATTTTAAGGTTTAAATTAGATTCATTTATATTTGTTCTCCTAAGTTTACAAATACATAAATGACAAAAAATATTTCAGGATTTTCAAAACTTTCTAAGGAAGAAAAAATCGATTGGTTATCAAATAACTTCTTTCAAAATCCTACAGATGCTGTAAATATCATCAAACAATATTGGAATGAAAATCAAGCATTACAGAATTTGCACGATGATTTTATCGAAAATACCATCACTAATTTTTACATGCCTTTTGGAATTGCACCCAATTTTCTAATCAATGGAAAAGAATATGTAGTTCCAATGGTTACTGAAGAAAGTTCGGTTGTTGCTGCAGCTTCTTTGGTTGCGAAATTTTGGAGTACTAAAGGCGGTTTTAAAACTACTGTTTTAGGAACTAAAAAAATTGGTCAAGTGCATTTTATGTTTGCTGGAAAAAAAGCCGATTTAGAAAAGTATTTTCAAGAAAATAAAACCGAATTATTTGCTGCAACTGCTTCCATTACTAAGAATATGGAAAAACGTGGAGGAGGAATTTTGGATATTGAATTGATTGATAAAACTGACAAATTAGCCAATTATTATCAATTGCACATCACTTTTGAAACCAAAGATTCTATGGGCGCGAATTTTATCAATTCGTGTTTAGAAGCAATTGCCAACAAATTCCGAAATGATGAAATCGAAATTGTGATGAGCATTTTATCCAATTTTGTCCCTGAATGTTTAGTACGAGCAGAAGTAAGTTGTAAAATTGAAGACTTAGGTGTTGAAAATCCACAAAAATTTGCAGAGAAGTTTTATCAAGCTGTAAAAATTGCAGAAATTGAACCTTACAGAGCAGTTACTCATAATAAAGGAATCATGAACGGAATTGATGCAGTTGTGTTGGCAACAGGCAATGATTTTCGTGCCATTGAAGCTGGTGCTCATGCATTTGCCTCTCGTTCAGGAAAATATACAAGTTTATCACATTGCACAATTGATAATGGAATTTTTACATTTTGGATAGAAATTCCGTTAGCAGTTGGCACAGTTGGAGGTTTAACTTCTTTGCATCCAATGGCAAAAATGTCTTTAGAAATGATGCAAAATCCAACTGCTAAAGAGTTGATGCAAATAATGGCTGCAGCTGGTTTGGCGCAAAATTTTGCAGCTTTACGTGCTTTAACGACCAAAGGAATTCAACATGGTCACATGAAAATGCACTTACAAAACATTCTAAATCAGTTAGGTGCAACCAAAAATGAAAAAAATACGTTGATTGAATTTTTCAAAAATCAGACAGTTTCACATGCTGCTGTTGTTTCTAAATTCAATGAGTTGAGAACTCCAAAAATTACTTGGGTTGATTTTTTAGATGAATCATTTATAAGACAAAAATTGGAAAGTTTATCTCTAGATTCCAAACCCATTTTCGGGTTGATGAACGCCCAACAAATGATTGAGCATTTGAGTGCAATTACCAAAATAGCCAATGGAAATTGGCAAGTTGATGTTTTTGTTTCGGATGAAAAATCAGCCACAAGAAAGCCATTTTTAGATACCGAAAATGAATTGGAAATTGGATTTAAACCCAATTTATTGGCAGAAGAACCAAATCCTTTGCAATTCGAATCGATTGAAAAAGCGATTGATGATTTGATATTTCAAGTACAACTTTTTGTTTCGAATTTTAACGAAAATCCAACAAAAACGGTGGTACATCCTTTTTTTGGTGAACTTGATTTTGACTATTGGAAAAAGTTTCAGACCAAACATTTTACACATCATTTTAAACAATTCGGACTCATCTAATGCATTTTTATTCGAACGGAAAATTATTATTGACAGGAGAATACCTTGTATTAGAAGGCGCAAAAGCGTTGGCAATTCCTACTAAATTTGGGCAAGATTTAGAAGTAATTTCCATCAAAGAACCACAATTGATTTGGGGAAGTTTTGACAACAATGGAAACTGTTGGTTTGAAGCCATTTTTGATTTGCTAAAATTCAGAATCATATCTACCACTTTTGAATCTTCAACTGATGGAAATGCAGATAAAATTGCAGAAACATTGTTAGAAATTTTGTCAGAAGCTAAAAGACTAAATCCAAATTTTTTAAATTCGGAATCTGGATTTTTAGTAAAAACCAACTTGACATTTCCAAGAAATTGGGGTTTAGGAAGTTCATCAACTTTAATCAATTCCATTGCTTCTTGGGCAAAGGTTGATGCATTTCAATTGCTATGGAATTCATTCAAAGGAAGTGGATATGACATTGCTTGCGCACAAAATAATACTCCTATTTTTTATCAATTATTGAATCAAAAACCAGTTGTAGAACAGGTAAATTTCAATCCGAGTTTTCAAGAAAATTTGTTTTTTGTGTATTTGAATCAAAAGCAAGATTCTAAAAAAGGGATTGCTAAATTTCGAGAAAATAAGCAACAAATTCAGAATGAAATCAATGAAATTTCGACTATTTCAGACGAGTTTTTAAAAGCCAATAATCTTAAAGACTTTGAAAAATTGATATTTGAACATGAACAAATTATCAGCTCTATCATCAAATTAAAACCCATAAAACAAGAGTTGTTTTCTGATTATTTTGGAGAAATTAAAAGTTTAGGAGCTTGGGGAGGAGATTTTGTCTTGGCAACTGGCAATGAAAAATCAAACAGCTATTTTGAAAATAAAGGATTTGAAACAATTCTTCCTTACCAAAAAATGATTTTATGAAGAAAATAATCATCATTGGAGGAGGAGCTGCAGGTTATTTTACGGCCATTAATGCCAAGGAAATGAATCCTAATTTGGAAATCATTATTTTGGAAAAAGGTAAAGATGTGTTACAAAAAGTAAAAATTTCTGGTGGAGGAAGATGCAATGTAACACATGCGTGTTTTGAGCCCAAAGAATTGGTAAAATTTTATCCAAGAGGCGAAAAAGAATTGTTGGGGCCTTTTCATCAATTCATGACAGGAGATACTTTTGAATGGTTTGAAAATAGGGGAGTTCCTTTAAAAATAGAAGATGACAATCGTGTTTTTCCTGAAGCAAATTCGAGCCAAGCAATTATTGATTGTTTTCAAAATGTAGTTGATAACTTAGGTATTAAAGTGTTTACAAACTGCGGTGTAAATGCAGTTTATCAACAAGAAAATCAATGGGTTATCAACACTAAAAATCAAGATTTTATAGCAGATAAAGTGGTTTTTGCAGCAGGAAGCTCCAAGATGATTTGGGATTTGTGTGCAACTTTACAGCATACTATTATTGAACCTGTTCCATCATTATTTACGTTTAACATCAAAGATTCAAGGCTGATAGATTTACTTGGAATTTCTGTTCCAAATGCTACTGTAAAAATCGTCAACTCTACTTATGAAGCCTCAGGACCTTTGTTGATTACACATTGGGGAATGAGTGGACCAGCAGTATTAAAATTATCAGCTTTTGGTGCTCGATTTTTGGCATCAAAAAACTATCAATACAACGTGGAGGTAAATTGGTTGTCGAAATCAACAACCTCAGTTTTTTGCATTTTACAAAATTTAAAAAAGTCAGAAGCTCGAAAAACGGTCTTGTTAAAATCGCCATTTCCTGAAATATCCAAAAGATTATGGGAACGTTTTGTAATTGCTTCAAACATTCGTGAAACTCAAAATTGGGCTGACACAACTAATTTGCAACTCGAAAATTTAGCAAATGAACTCACCAAAGGAATTTATAATGCCAATGGCAGAACGACTTTTAAAGACGAATTTGTAACTGCAGGAGGCATAGATTTAAAAGAAATTGATTTCAAACGTTTTGAAAGCAAACTTCATAAAAACCTGTTTTTTGTTGGAGAAATTTTAAATATTGATGCAGTTACAGGTGGATTTAATTTTCAAAATGCTTGGACAAGTGGTTTTATATGCGCAAAAGCGTTGGCTGAAAACTAACTAATTATGGCAAGAACGGAATCAAATGAATTCGAGTTAGGTAGAAAAGCACCTGAATTTAGATTACTAAATACGATTGATGATATTTGGGTTGATTTAGAATCACTAAAAGGAAAAAACGGAACTGTAGTTGTTTTCATTTGCAATCATTGTCCGTTTGTAATTCACATAAATGAAAAATTGGTGCAATTAGCTAATGATTATCAATCTAAAGGAATTCGTTTTATTGCTATAAGTTCTAATGATATTGAAAAATATCCTCAAGATGCACCACATTTGATGAAAAAACTTGCTTTGGAATTAAATTTTACGTTTCCCTATTTGTTTGATGAAACCCAAATGGTCGCAAAAGCATATAATGCTGCATGCACCCCCGATTTTTATCTATTTGATGCCGATTTAAAAGCAGTGTATCATGGTCAATTTGATGATTCAAGACCTGGAAATAACATTCCTGTTTCAGGAAATGATTTACAAAAAGCCATGGAACATCTTTTGCATAAAAAACCTATTTTAGAAAATCAAAAACCAAGTATTGGCTGTGGAATTAAGTGGAAGTGAGGTTCTTATTTTGCTATTTTTAGAAGACAATTTCCCCTCTTTGAGGTTTTAAAGCATCTCTGAAAACTTTCATATCAGCTTCATCTACAATTATAAAAGCACTCACTAACATTTCATTTTTTTCTTGAATATCAATTTCATGAAAAGGCAATTTTTCTAAAGTTGCAAATTCTTTGAGGTGAATCGTGTGATGTTTGGCAGTTTCTAAGGCGTCTTCACCTCTAAAATCCCATAATAGTTTTATTTTTCTTTTCATTTTATTTTAAAAATTAAATGCAGTTTTTTTTCTTTTGACTTCTAAACCCTTTTCAATCATTGATAAAAACAACCAATTCGCCTTCTTCAAAAGAAATGCTTACTTCATTTTCAATGGCTTTATTTCTTGTGCCAATTCGTTTTCCAAAAAGTAAATCTTCATTGTGTAAAGGATATTGCAATCCTGAAGTGCAAATATTGGTTGCTTTTGGCAATGGAACTAATGAAATTATTTTGTGTAAACAGTTTGTAATATTCGTATTTTTTTTTGCCAAAAAATAGGTCCCGTAATTGTCAAAAAAAGTAATTTCTAGACGGTTTTTAAAGCAAATTGCAGTATGTAAATTTCCTAAAAAATGATCTTGTTCTTTGCCACTTGCTCCATAAACATCAATGTTTTTATAGCCTTTATCAACTAGAATTTGCAATATTTTATCAAAATCTGTAAAATCCTGATTTGGGGTACGAATTACTTCAATATCCTTAGGAATTTGAAAATCATCATCAAAATCACCACTGATAAAATCTGGTTTGATGTTTCTTTTTTGCAATTCTTTGTAGGCATTGTCTGTAGCACAAATCAAACTATAGTTTGCTATGTTTGGAAACGAAATTGGAACTTCGCCATTCAATAATAAAAATACTCGCTGAATTTTCATTGGTCAAAAATACGAAAGACTTCATAATTTATTGAGATTAAAATCTTTTAGAAATCCTATCTTTGCCAAAAATATTTTTCATCTTGAATACAGATCAATTTTTAGTAAAATCGCCTTTACAATATGTTGATAAAGCCATTTTTACTTGGCAAACTCCAAGCAATATTGCTTTGGTAAAATATTGGGGAAAAAGCAATCCGCAAATTCCCAAAAATGCTTCAATTAGTTTTACCTTACAAAATTGTCATACCACAACTAAGATTGAATTTCTTAAAAAAAATTACTCCAATGAAGTTGATTTTGAAGTGTTTTTTGAAGGAAAACAAAAAGCTGAATTCAAGCCAAAAATTGCAGATTTTTTCAAAAGAATTGCAACCTATTGTCCCTATATTTTTGAATATCAAATGACAATTCATTCCGAAAATTCATTCCCACATTCAAGCGGAATTGCCTCGTCAGCAAGTGGATTGAGTGCAATTGCCATGTGTTTAATGAGTTTAGAAAAGCAATTAAATTCTGAAATTTCTCAAGATTTTATCACTAAAAAAGCCTCTTTTTTAGCAAGATTGGGTTCAGGAAGTGCCTCAAGAAGTATTGAAGGACCTTTGGTTGTTTGGGGGAATCATCCTGAAATTGAAGGTAGTTCTGATTTGTTTGGGGTGAAGTTTCCACATCGAATTCATCCAATTTTCGAGAATTATCAAGATGTAATTTTATTAGTTGATAAAGGTGAAAAACAGGTTTCAAGCACAGTAGGGCATGAGTTGATGCATCAACATCCGTATGCTGAAAATCGTTTTCATCAAGCTAATCAAAACTTAGCTAAAATGTCCAATATTCTTCAAAATGGAGATGTCAAAAATTTCATCAATTTAGTGGAAAGTGAAGCATTGACTTTGCATGCAATGATGTTGACGAGCAATCCGTATTTTATTTTGATGAAACCAAATACATTAGAAATCATCAATAAAATTTGGAAATATCGTTCTGAAAATAATAGTAATATTTGTTTTACTTTAGATGCTGGCGCCAATGTTCACGTACTTTTTCCTGAAAACGAAAAAGAAACTGTCATGCAATTTATTGAAAATGAATTGGCTAGCTTTTGTTACAAAAAAGAGTATATTTGTGATGTTTCAGGATTTGGAGCAAAACAACTATCATAAATTGTTTATAAATTATTTGATGAAGTATTTTTTAACTTTCTCCTTTTTTTGCTTGATTTTTTTGACAAGTCCTTTGCAATCTCAAGAAATTATTTGGTTGGATGAAAATCTTGAGAAAACATCTCAAGAAAAAGCTGATTTTTACAGAATTGATGAAAAGCTAGAGGGAGAAATCATCTATTACTATAAAAAGAGAACAAAATTCAGAAAGGTTTTTTATAGTAAAGGAAAGTTAAATGGCATGTTTTATGAATATTATGAAACTGGCGAACTCAAAGAAACTGGCTATTATGTAAATGGCTTAAAGGAAGGGGTTTGGAAAGAATTTTACAAAGGTGGTAAAATAAAAAGCAAAGGAAAATATGCAAATGATGAAAAAGTTGGCATTTGGAAAATGTTTTACAAAAACGAAAGATAGTTTCTAAATTTTATCAAAAAAATGTTAAATCGTATTTGTTAATTCTTAATTATCAATTGAATACAAATAATTCGTACTTTTGTGCCGAAAATGAAAAAAAGAATATGAAAAGTCCACTTTTTTACGCTAAAATTCTTCTTTTTGGAGAATACGGGATCATAAAAGATTCAAAAGGCTTAGCAATTCCTTTCAACGCTTACAGAGGCGCTTTGAAAACCACTGATACTTTTGATGAATTTTCAAAAAAATCAAATGATAATTTAAGAAAGTTTTTTACCTATATCTCTAATTTAAACTCCGAATTAGTTTCCTTTGATTTAGCGGCTTTTCAAAAAGATTTAGATAACGGAATGTATTTTGATTCTTCTATTCCACAAGGTTATGGAGTAGGAAGTTCAGGGGCTTTAGTAGCCTCAATTTACGATCAATATGCACAAGATAAAATTACAGTTTTAGAGAATTTAACCAGAGAAAAACTATTGAAATTGAAAGAAATTTTTTCGCTGATGGAATCTTTTTTTCATGGAAAAAGTTCTGGTTTAGATCCTTTAAATTCATACTTAAGTTTGCCTATTTTAATTAATTCAAAAGAACATATTGAACCTGCAGGAATTCCATCACAAAAAGAAGGAAAAGGAGCTGTTTTTTTATTGGATTCTGAACAAATTGGCGAAACTGAACCTATGGTTAACATCTTTATGAATAAGATGAAAAACGAAGGTTTTAGAAAAATGTTGAGCGAAGAGTTTGCCATTTACACTGATGCTTGTATTGACGATTTCTTAAAAGGAAACGTAACTTCATTGTTTACCAACGTAAAAAGTCTGTCTAAAATAGTACTTAAAAATTTCAAACCAATGATTCCTGATGCTTTTCATAAAGTATGGAAAAAAGGAATTGATACCAATGATTACTATTTAAAACTTTGTGGTTCAGGAGGTGGAGGTTACATTTTAGGCTTCACTGAAGATTATCAAAAAGCACAAGAAAGCCTTAAAGATTACAAATTAGAATTGGTATATAGATTCTAAAAGCCATTCATGACTTCTTTCAAAGCAAAAAGAATCATCCTAAAAATGCTCAGTTTACTGTCAGTAATTAGAGGATATAATATTCTTGTCCTAATTATTGCCCAATATTTAGCATCAATTTTTATTTTTTCGCCAGAAAAGTCATTGCAATTTGTACTTTTTGATCTTCACTTACATTTTATCATTCTTGCTACAGTTTGTGTTGTTGCATCAGGATATATTATCAATAATTTTTACGATGTAAAAGTAGATCGCATCAACAGACCTTTAAAAACAGGATTGGACACTTTTGTAAAACAAAGCACCCGTTTGCAATTGTATTTCTTTTTGAATTTTCTCGGATTTTTATTTGGTTTTTTAGTTTCATGGAGAGCAGGTTTATTTTTTGCAATCTATATTTTTGGAATTTGGTTTTATTCGCACAAACTTAAAAAATATCCACTAATGGGTTTGGTTTCGGCTACAATGCTAACAATTTTACCTTTTTTTGCGATTTTTGTGTACTATAAAAACTTCTCAAAAGTCATTTTTGTTCACGCTATTTTT encodes:
- a CDS encoding NAD(P)/FAD-dependent oxidoreductase, producing the protein MKKIIIIGGGAAGYFTAINAKEMNPNLEIIILEKGKDVLQKVKISGGGRCNVTHACFEPKELVKFYPRGEKELLGPFHQFMTGDTFEWFENRGVPLKIEDDNRVFPEANSSQAIIDCFQNVVDNLGIKVFTNCGVNAVYQQENQWVINTKNQDFIADKVVFAAGSSKMIWDLCATLQHTIIEPVPSLFTFNIKDSRLIDLLGISVPNATVKIVNSTYEASGPLLITHWGMSGPAVLKLSAFGARFLASKNYQYNVEVNWLSKSTTSVFCILQNLKKSEARKTVLLKSPFPEISKRLWERFVIASNIRETQNWADTTNLQLENLANELTKGIYNANGRTTFKDEFVTAGGIDLKEIDFKRFESKLHKNLFFVGEILNIDAVTGGFNFQNAWTSGFICAKALAEN
- a CDS encoding S9 family peptidase, translated to MKNVLMLVSFLLLTFETTKAQTNQTATKNAKEISLTEIWNGTFSPERMNALNSMNGNFYSLLNYNPQTKESTVDKYSYETLEKVETIVSSKNISEMSSFSSYSFNDDETKLILGTDFNQIFRRSYSGTFYAYDIASKKVTLIGENIQEPIFSPDNQKVAYAKGNNIFIKDFSKNTTIQVTNDGLKNSIINGITDWVYEEEFGFVRAFEWSADSKHLAFLRFDETAVPTFSMDIVGNDLYPTQQVFKYPKAGEKNAIVTLHLFNVSSSKTQKVDLGDYEYIPRIKWSNDANFLVATTLNRHQNDLKLHKIDAQKSSSTLLLNETDKAYVDIHDNLTFLTDNSFIWTSEKDGFNHIYHYDFNGKLINQVTKGNWEVTNYYGFNAAKKTIYYQSVENGSINRGVYSIGLNGKNKKLLSEKDGQNNAAFSKNLQFFINTYQSATNPPVYSLFSSDGKKIKVIVDNADLQSKIAQYKMSPKEFSTIEINGNQLNMWMIKPLDFDATKKYPLFMFQYSGPGSQQVGNSWNATNDYWHNMLSQKGIIVVCVDGRGTGYKGADFKKSTYLNLVKYETEDQIAAAKKLAELPFINKEKIGIWGWSFGGHMSTNSLLKGSDIFSMAIAVAPVTSWRFYDSVYTERFLRTPQENPAGYDENSPINYAEKLKGKFLLVHGTGDDNVHVQNSFRMINALIEKNKQFDMFIVPDRAHGIYEGRNMRLNLYTKMTNFIEANLLK
- a CDS encoding hydroxymethylglutaryl-CoA reductase, degradative, which codes for MTKNISGFSKLSKEEKIDWLSNNFFQNPTDAVNIIKQYWNENQALQNLHDDFIENTITNFYMPFGIAPNFLINGKEYVVPMVTEESSVVAAASLVAKFWSTKGGFKTTVLGTKKIGQVHFMFAGKKADLEKYFQENKTELFAATASITKNMEKRGGGILDIELIDKTDKLANYYQLHITFETKDSMGANFINSCLEAIANKFRNDEIEIVMSILSNFVPECLVRAEVSCKIEDLGVENPQKFAEKFYQAVKIAEIEPYRAVTHNKGIMNGIDAVVLATGNDFRAIEAGAHAFASRSGKYTSLSHCTIDNGIFTFWIEIPLAVGTVGGLTSLHPMAKMSLEMMQNPTAKELMQIMAAAGLAQNFAALRALTTKGIQHGHMKMHLQNILNQLGATKNEKNTLIEFFKNQTVSHAAVVSKFNELRTPKITWVDFLDESFIRQKLESLSLDSKPIFGLMNAQQMIEHLSAITKIANGNWQVDVFVSDEKSATRKPFLDTENELEIGFKPNLLAEEPNPLQFESIEKAIDDLIFQVQLFVSNFNENPTKTVVHPFFGELDFDYWKKFQTKHFTHHFKQFGLI
- a CDS encoding GYDIA family GHMP kinase produces the protein MHFYSNGKLLLTGEYLVLEGAKALAIPTKFGQDLEVISIKEPQLIWGSFDNNGNCWFEAIFDLLKFRIISTTFESSTDGNADKIAETLLEILSEAKRLNPNFLNSESGFLVKTNLTFPRNWGLGSSSTLINSIASWAKVDAFQLLWNSFKGSGYDIACAQNNTPIFYQLLNQKPVVEQVNFNPSFQENLFFVYLNQKQDSKKGIAKFRENKQQIQNEINEISTISDEFLKANNLKDFEKLIFEHEQIISSIIKLKPIKQELFSDYFGEIKSLGAWGGDFVLATGNEKSNSYFENKGFETILPYQKMIL
- a CDS encoding thiamine diphosphokinase: MKIQRVFLLLNGEVPISFPNIANYSLICATDNAYKELQKRNIKPDFISGDFDDDFQIPKDIEVIRTPNQDFTDFDKILQILVDKGYKNIDVYGASGKEQDHFLGNLHTAICFKNRLEITFFDNYGTYFLAKKNTNITNCLHKIISLVPLPKATNICTSGLQYPLHNEDLLFGKRIGTRNKAIENEVSISFEEGELVVFIND
- a CDS encoding thioredoxin family protein: MARTESNEFELGRKAPEFRLLNTIDDIWVDLESLKGKNGTVVVFICNHCPFVIHINEKLVQLANDYQSKGIRFIAISSNDIEKYPQDAPHLMKKLALELNFTFPYLFDETQMVAKAYNAACTPDFYLFDADLKAVYHGQFDDSRPGNNIPVSGNDLQKAMEHLLHKKPILENQKPSIGCGIKWK
- a CDS encoding prohibitin family protein; this encodes MKNQTIAIILLGLISSSCAVIRPGEVGIKQTLGTFSPEVKTQGTILYNPIISKVVKESTQTKNIKLFLSLPSKEGLSVNAEISILHRLHGDKVASVLQNLGKDYESIITSVFRSAASDVCAKFYAKDMHSGMRANIEKEILEKMKLNLEKQADGIELIAVLMKQIQLPQGLASSVERKLQAEQDAMRMEFVLTQEKLEAERKIINAKGERDAQIILTEGLTDGIIRIKAIEAFRELSKSMNSKIIITDGKTPLFIGNEDKTSNKEVDKKEKK